CTTAATTCATCATAATGAGTTTCAAGTACAATATAAGAGCCGGCTAGCGCACTTAATCGTGGCCTTCTTCTCGCCATTCCTTTCAATGTTTGAGCAATATAAGACTTATCAGCGTAACGAATTAACCAAGCTTGTGACCACAAATACTCGTTGAGCTCTTGAAATTTTTCAGGCGTTTGCCATAAATCAGGTTCAATAATATTTCGAGTTTGGATGACAAATTCAGTTAACGGTATATTTGGTTCGAATTTTAACCAATTTAAAGAAAGGAAATGATCCCAAAAAACATCTAAGGTAATCGGTGAAACGCGACGATATTCATCAGGAAAGAAAAGGCGAGCTTGTTTAACTAATGGATGAGTGTCAGTGAGTACATCGATACGCCTATGCATACGAATGCCCTCAATAACAGCTTGGCTGTAATCAGAGCTAGGTGTGCCTTTGACGTAATCTGCCATCATATTGCCTAATAGAGAGCTTTTTGCTCTAAAGGCCAGATGTAAGTGAGCAAGATAATTCATCTCATCATCATAACGCTTTTTGAATAAAAAAGGGCTTCTTTGTTGCACTGACAAGCGGGCAGCACTAGACTAGTCCGCCTGTTTTTTATGAAAGTAGTCGTTTAATTATGCGTGTATCAGACTTTACATTTAAGTTGCCAGAAGCTTTGATTGCTCACTATCCACAACCTCAACGCAGTGGTTGTCGATTGCTCTCTTTAGAAGGAGAGACAGGTGCTTTATCACACGGTATTTTTACTGATGTATTAGATAAAATAAATGCCGGTGACCTGTTGGTTTTTAATAACACTCGCGTGATCCCTGCGCGTATTTATGGTCGTAAGGCGTCAGGCGGTAAAATCGAAGTGTTAGTTGAGCGTATGCTTGATGAACATCGTGTT
This genomic stretch from Proteus vulgaris harbors:
- a CDS encoding acyl carrier protein phosphodiesterase; this encodes MNYLAHLHLAFRAKSSLLGNMMADYVKGTPSSDYSQAVIEGIRMHRRIDVLTDTHPLVKQARLFFPDEYRRVSPITLDVFWDHFLSLNWLKFEPNIPLTEFVIQTRNIIEPDLWQTPEKFQELNEYLWSQAWLIRYADKSYIAQTLKGMARRRPRLSALAGSYIVLETHYDELSEIFWQFYPQLLERAQHHQLDD